In Crassostrea angulata isolate pt1a10 chromosome 4, ASM2561291v2, whole genome shotgun sequence, one genomic interval encodes:
- the LOC128179622 gene encoding unconventional myosin-XVI-like isoform X5, producing the protein MEQSILQSLSTPHRQKVTRQLRKEQVKRYLDHIKQGSVRRERKENQKKTRVEFQKIFLLQEAVESFNDREVARLLNQGVDKNFVTGNDTSLLHKCVEEENYSAAELLIREGVNINAGDVDGWTPLHMACHCQAVDMVHLILNNGGDATRLDVDGFFPHDHAPEDSETREIMQQHMESKGISEKDLQEVRLKVPLEMFTEVKDHLSHGGNPNKENENGITLLHIACANGYRKVIRLLLKHGADVNQADNDGWTSLHIAARYNQMRVVQTLLRSGADPLMSDSVGCTPSQVTTNNEIRALLTKAERKQRKLSSWRDSELPDNLDDDADIDADEETMMGHLVRINSKNVRPRHTTIAKEDEMLELRQREESVNQAQEVIRADDSYVTLGADDTDVTQTVDDVYEEIYVSKLWRNVDESKTQLPPVMESDNLTDLAVISEKSALESIQERFTAGQIYTLIGDILIAVNPFTEMYIYSKEVSQRYHGKSSAPLPPHVYKVAERAHDCMLSTQTSQCCVISGESGAGKTETCKYLIQHLVFIAGSDESNLNSKISQVNPVLEAFGNARTVVNSNSSRFAKFMQLSFNGKGRIVGANLTEFLLEKSRVVLRGEGELSFHIFYWMFSGISPEEANLYHLHDISKHRYLAQGGADVKSRINTNNKEKFWELKQCLQYIGFTSDEIQKILQLLAALLHLGDVTFGSHGNHDAATIANPDQLDLVSEMLEVPSEELGSALVSEFTVTRGEQIRKDRTRQQAGDCRDALAKAVYGRLFSWIVNGINQMIHPIDPSSDKFQIGILDIFGFENFTRNSFEQMCINLANEQMQSYANEYIFMKEQEDCLLEGVPLVELNYKNNQPIIDTFMERNAGILAIIDEESRFPKGTDISLATKLHQGPGEKYPEVYKIPKDKGPSFTVVHYAGVVKYDLIGVLEKNRDTLPNAVLCTMKTSNCLQVKELFQSRMTRTGSLAPSARQQRSRKSRQSPFEFFKKLKGGKSKTKNVTPVVPYEKKGPSTMAYHFKNSLSDLLSQIQAASPHIIRCIRPNIHRTPRHFVPEYVLAQMRYTGIAETIKIKKHGYSARLKFRDFLVVFDTLRTVLVPPYSMISDEQKCREVIKFCGLGSETQSHQVTIGKSKLFFHDADLRKLDQISNKVKEQVIICQSAVRKYLAKKRYAKLQTKSAEENERKVQEFCHQMALQHDKVTSWIQFQRGHDEGRVRNTKKAEKETDLGGSGESLNEILSQYDEVLGKYQDDDDSEEDDSYADVLNVITDMSVQHSRGLPPPPCGAVIMRDNPPPNPKEMYAQAGIYDVIPGEKATKRPAPPKRSASTRLSSGRDRVSVSSDDAVFLDEHHRPTNQNSPLLSPRLSRSNHHQQHHPQMRRSSSPGQPRQAVPSPNQSRPFSYFSPPSTPSQPPSNTPHLISPGSPTYEPIHQPGHPHNGHHHSTHHHHHRPRVSSNVEVRALSPSRHGQHQRHSAGGSPKSSKRQSMPVKPVAPPQQVRDVNFPQHVSPLNPQHVRDANFPHHVQPLAAHQHSVPQGQETDPSGRRPRAPSFPAPPTPLSGSIRSQGSRRSPSPPLPPPPLQPNVRPMNIRHSTEVIHTRVSEPPTPPPISKIPGTRSSVSSFELGKRSREGSVESPLQSPTHHTGYHGNTDQFSLASQLTKVKLKTGAVPPPQEKTSFKQQAAMGIAAELVLKKTPLRHSPKEAPPQKTPDENREISPEALLKKLNPVKRTEGSKTSPDNETGTAVNFLSKLRPTGGQKPWEKDPSPTLDSADVVMDVMTSSIDEEPLPPEPLVEEEPVEELPLPPPPPTEDSEPVQPQPGVALDTPSTTTNKKRMIFEKEKKDIGDNMDIDLDEIDYSQIPGYVPITNAVPNWKKDMIIKKNEEKVREYVEELRRKKAEALKWKDVPEWKKKMLEKKEQQKREQDSAMTQAAQQKEQAKTAKIKPVLQKRQSFDETQTNNNTTFVTKNPVSPVTKQPVSPPVAKQPEKSPVTKQPESPPVTSMPKNPVKVTNDQREEEERKREARRRQLEMQAQMEKELADVPEWKREIMMKKGGAPTNWGDEREDINRDENNEENQNYE; encoded by the exons ATGGAACAGTCCATTCTACAGTCTCTGTCTACCCCTCACCGCCAAAAGGTCACCAGACAGCTACGGAAGGAGCAGGTGAAGCGTTACCTGGACCACATCAAACAGGGGAGCGTCCGGAGAGAGCGCAAGGAAAACCAGAAGAAAACCAGGGTTGAGTTTCAGAAAATCTTTCTACTGCAGGAAGCTGTGGAGAGCTTTAATGATAGAGAGG TTGCTCGGCTCCTGAACCAAGGAGTGGACAAGAACTTTGTGACCGGCAATGACACATCCTTATTGCATAAA TGTGTGGAGGAGGAGAACTATTCGGCCGCTGAGCTGTTGATTCGTGAGGGCGTGAACATCAATGCAGGGGACGTGGATGGCTGGACGCCATTACACATGGCTTGTCACTGCCAGGCCGTGGACATGGTCCATCTAATCCTCAAT AATGGGGGTGATGCCACGCGTTTGGATGTGGATGGGTTTTTTCCGCATGACCATGCTCCAGAGGACTCAGAAACAAGGGAGATAATGCAGCAACACATGGAGAGTAAAG GCATCAGTGAGAAAGACCTACAGGAGGTCCGATTGAAGGTTCCCCTGGAAATGTTCACTGAGGTCAAGGACCACCTCTCTCATGGAGGGAATCCAAACAAGGAGAATGAAAACGGAATCACCCTG CTCCATATTGCCTGTGCCAATGGGTACAGAAAGGTCATACGACTGCTTCTGAAGCATGGAGCTGACGTCAACCAAGCAGATAATGATGGATGGACGTCTCTTCATATTGCAGCCAGATATAACCAG ATGAGGGTTGTCCAGACACTGCTGAGGTCTGGGGCAGATCCTCTGATGTCGGACTCCGTCGGCTGTACCCCCTCACAAGTCACCACCAATAACGAAATCCGCGCTCTGCTGACCAAAGCTGAGAGGAAGCAGAGGAAACTGTCATCATGGCGAGACTCAGAGCTACCCGATAATCTGGATGATGATGCTGACATAGACGCTGATGAAGAGACCATGATGGGTCATCTTGTGCGCATCAACAGCAAAAATGT TCGCCCTCGTCACACAACGATCGCCAAAGAAGACGAGATGCTGGAGCTGAGGCAGAGGGAGGAGAGTGTGAACCAGGCACAGGAAGTCATCAGAGCAGACGACAGTTATGTCACACTGGGAGCAGACGACACTGATGTCACTCAGACAGTAGATGATGTCTACGAGGAAATATACGTCTCCAAATTATGGCGGAATGTGGATGAATCCAAG ACTCAGCTTCCTCCGGTAATGGAGTCGGACAATCTCACAGATCTTGCTGTTATCTCGGAGAAATCAGCCCTAGAAAGTATCCAGGAAAGGTTCACTGCTGGTCAGATCTAT ACCCTTATAGGAGACATTTTGATTGCTGTCAACCCTTTTACagaaatgtacatttattctaAAGAG GTGTCTCAGAGATACCATGGTAAGAGTTCTGCCCCCTTACCTCCACACGTGTATAAAGTAGCGGAGCGCGCTCACGATTGTATGCTCTCTACACAGACCTCTCAATGCTGCGTCATCTCCGGAGAAAGTGGTGCCGGAAAAACGGAGACGTGTAAATATCTCATACAGCACCTAGTGTTCATTGCAGGGAGTGATGAAAGCAACCTCAACAGCAAGATATCACAG GTGAACCCTGTCTTGGAAGCCTTTGGCAATGCCAGAACTGTGGTGAACTCTAATTCAAGTCGATTCGCCAAGTTTATGCAGCTCAGCTTTAATGGAAAGGGAAGAATTGTTGGAG CCAATCTGACAGAGTTCTTGTTAGAGAAATCCAGGGTGGTTTTACGAGGCGAGGGGGAGCTAAGCTTTCACATCTTTTACTGGATGTTTTCTGGGATTTCACCTGAGGAAGCTAACCTTTATCACCTGCATGACATCTCAAAACACAG GTATCTGGCACAGGGGGGGGCGGACGTGAAGAGTCGGATTAATACAAACAACAAGGAGAAGTTCTGGGAGCTGAAGCAATGTCTGCAGTATATAGGATTCACCTCCGAT GAAATCCAGAAAATACTTCAGCTCTTGGCCGCTCTTCTTCATCTTGGTGATGTCACATTTGGTAGTCATGGAAACCATGATGCAGCAACCATTGCCAACCCAGACCAACTTGACTTAG TCTCCGAGATGTTGGAGGTGCCCAGTGAAGAGTTGGGATCTGCCCTAGTATCTGAGTTCACTGTAACAAGAG GGGAACAGATAAGAAAGGACCGGACCAGACAGCAGGCCGGGGACTGTAGGGACGCGCTCGCTAAAGCCGTCTATGGCCGACTGTTCAGCTGGATCGTCAACGGGATTAACCAGATGATCCACCCCATAGACCCCAG TAGTGACAAGTTTCAGATTGGGATTCTAGACATCTTTGGTTTTGAGAATTTCACAAGAAACAGTTTTGAACAG ATGTGTATCAATCTGGCCAATGAGCAGATGCAAAGCTATGCAAATGAATACATATTCATGAAGGAGCAAGAGGACTGCTTGTTAGAAGGCGTGCCATTGGTGGAACTAAACTACAAAAACAACCAGCCGATCATTGATACTTTTATGGAG AGAAATGCTGGAATACTGGCCATAATAGATGAAGAGAGCCGATTTCCAAAAGGAACAGATATTTCACTGGCCACCAAACTACATCAGGGCCCAG GAGAAAAATATCCTGAGGTTTACAAGATACCAAAGGACAAGGGGCCGAGTTTTACTGTCGTCCATTACGCTGGAGTTGTGAAGTATGATCTGATTGGGGTGCTTGAGAAAAATCGGGACACACTTCCAAATGCTGTGCTCTGTACAATGAAGA CCAGTAACTGCCTCCAGGTGAAGGAGCTGTTCCAGAGCCGGATGACCCGGACTGGTTCCCTCGCTCCCAGTGCTCGGCAACAGCGATCCAGAAAATCCAGACAGTCaccttttgaattttttaagaaaCTCAAGGGAGGCAAATCTAAAACG AAAAACGTGACTCCTGTGGTACCTTACGAGAAGAAAGGACCATCTACCATGGCCTACCATTTCAAG AACTCCCTGTCGGATCTCTTGTCTCAGATCCAGGCAGCATCCCCCCACATCATCCGCTGTATCCGACCAAACATCCATCGGACGCCCCGCCATTTTGTCCCCGAGTACGTCCTCGCTCAGATGAGGTACACTGGGATTGCGGAGACGATAAAGATCAAGAAACATGGCTACAGCGCAAGACTTAAGTTTAGGGACTTTCTTGTTGT ATTTGACACCCTTAGGACAGTATTGGTTCCACCTTACAGCATGATCTCAGACGAACAGAAATGTAGGGAGGTCATCAAGTTCTGTGGACTTGGCTCAGAAACTCAAAGTCACCAGGTGACA ATTGGGAAGTCTAAGCTATTTTTCCATGATGCAGATTTGAGGAAATTGGATCAAATATCCAATAAAGTGAAAGAGCAGGTCATCATCTGCCAGTCAG CTGTGAGaaaatatttggccaagaaaaGATATGCAAAACTCCAGACAAAATCAGCAGAGGAGAATGAGAGAAAAGTTCAGGAGTTCTGTCACCAGATGGCACTGCAGCATGATAAGGTCACTTCCTGGATACAGTTTCAGAGAGGGCATGATGAGGGCAGAGTTCGAAATACAAAAAAGGCAGAAAA GGAGACTGATTTGGGAGGATCTGGAGAGAGTCTGAATGAGATACTAAGTCAGTATGATGAAGTGCTAGGAAAATACCAAG ATGATGATGACAGTGAGGAGGATGATTCCTACGCTGATGTCTTGAACGTGATCACGGACATGAGTGTTCAGCATAGTCGGGGGTTACCTCCCCCTCCCTGTGGGGCCGTGATCATGCGAGATAACCCGCCCCCTAACCCAAAGGAGATGTATGCTCAGGCTGGTATCTATGATGTCATTCCTGGGGAGAAG GCCACCAAGAGACCAGCTCCTCCCAAACGGAGCGCAAGTACGAGACTCAGCTCGGGCAGGGACAGG GTATCTGTATCAAGTGACGATGCAGTTTTCTTGGATGAACATCACAGACCGACCAATCAAAACTCACCTCTATTGTCCCCAAGGTTATCTAGGTCAAATCATCATCAGCAGCATCACCCCCAGATGAGGAGGTCTTCATCCCCTGGGCAGCCAAGGCAGGCTGTCCCATCCCCCAACCAGTCCCGCCCCTTCTCCTACTTCTCCCCACCATCTACCCCCTCCCAGCCACCAAGTAACACCCCACATCTGATTTCACCAGGGTCACCAACGTATGAGCCCATTCACCAGCCCGGCCACCCTCACAATGGGCATCACCACTCcacccaccaccaccaccaccgaCCACGTGTGTCTTCCAATGTAGAAGTCAGAGCGTTGTCCCCCTCGCGGCATGGTCAGCATCAGAGGCACTCAGCAGGGGGGTCCCCTAAGTCTTCCAAAAGACAGTCCATGCCGGTTAAACCAGTAGCCCCTCCCCAACAAGTCAGGGATGTAAATTTCCCCCAGCATGTGAGTCCACTCAACCCTCAACATGTCAGGGATGCAAACTTTCCCCACCATGTTCAGCCTCTTGCTGCCCATCAGCACAGTGTGCCACAAGGACAAGAGACCGACCCCTCAGGGAGGAGACCGAGGGCACCTAGTTTCCCTGCCCCTCCAACACCCCTCTCTGGCAGTATCAGGTCCCAGGGAAGCAGGAGGTCCCCCTCCCCACCCTTACCCCCACCCCCACTACAACCCAATGTTCGACCAATGAACATTAGACACAGTACAGAGGTTATACACACACGTGTGAGTGAACCACCAACTCCACCCCCCATCTCCAAAATCCCAGGGACAAGGTCCTCCGTGTCATCATTTGAGCTGGGGAAAAGATCTCGCGAGGGGTCAGTGGAGAGTCCCCTACAGTCCCCCACTCACCATACAGGTTACCATGGCAATACTGACCAGTTTAGCCTGGCCTCTCAGCTTACCAAAGTAAAGCTTAAAACAGGGGCAGTGCCTCCGCCACAGGAGAAGACGAGCTTCAAACAGCAGGCCGCCATGGGAATAGCTGCAGAACTAGTACTGAAGAAAACTCCTTTAAGACATAGTCCGAAAGAAGCTCCCCCCCAAAAGACTCCGGATGAGAATCGAGAGATTTCCCCTGAGGCCCTCCTCAAGAAACTCAATCCAGTAAAACGTACAG AGGGAAGTAAGACTAGTCCAGACAATGAGACAGGGACAGCCGTAAACTTCCTGTCAAAGCTCCGACCCACAGGGGGACAAAAACCCTGGGAAAAAG ACCCCTCTCCCACTTTGGACTCTGCTGATGTTGTCATGGATGTTATGACATCATCAATAGATGAAGAACCCCTCCCCCCTGAGCCCCTGGTGGAAGAAGAACCAGTTGAGGAGCTCCCattaccccctccccctcccactGAAGACAGCGAACCAGTCCAGCCACAACCTGGGGTTGCCTTGGATACTCCATCAACAACcaccaataaaaaaagaatgatatttgagaaagagaaaaaag ATATTGGTGACAATATGGACATCGATCTAGATGAAATTG ATTACAGTCAAATCCCTGGTTACGTTCCGATTACTAACGCCGTTCCAAACTGGAAAAAAGACATGATCATCaagaaaaatgaagaaaaagtcAGGGAATATGTG GAGGAGCTTAGGCGGAAGAAGGCAGAGGCCCTGAAGTGGAAGGATGTCCCTGAgtggaagaaaaaaatgttagagAAGAAGGAACAGCAAAAGCGGGAACAGGATTCGGCTATGACACAAGCA